A genomic stretch from Thermoplasma sp. Kam2015 includes:
- a CDS encoding 2,3-bisphosphoglycerate-independent phosphoglycerate mutase — translation MKSIILIVLDGLGDRPGYELKNRTPLQAAFRPNLNWIASHGINGIMHPISPGIRCGSDTSHMSLLGYDPKIYYPGRGPFEALGLGMNINPGDLAFRANFATNINGKITDRRAGRENRGNDALASAISIDMGDYKFRVKSGVEHRAALVVSGPDLSDRITDSDPHKEGLPPERIRSLDPSADRTAEVINAYLDRAREVLSNHEVNRERAKNGKLPGNELLIRSPGKVPDIPSFLEKNHMRGACVVGSPWLKGLCSLLRMDVFDVPGATGTVGSNYRGKIEKAVQLTESHDFILVNIKATDVAGHDGNYLLKREVIEEIDKGLEPLRTIGERTVLCITGDHSTPCSFRDHSGDPVPIVFYTEGVMNDGVQFFDEFSSSFGALRITSYNVMDILMQLAGRSEKFGS, via the coding sequence ATGAAGAGCATCATACTTATAGTCCTCGACGGCCTTGGTGACAGACCTGGATATGAACTGAAGAATAGAACACCGCTTCAGGCGGCTTTCAGGCCCAACCTGAACTGGATAGCTTCCCACGGAATAAATGGAATAATGCATCCAATATCCCCTGGCATCAGATGCGGTTCCGATACCTCGCACATGTCACTTCTCGGTTATGATCCAAAGATATACTACCCGGGCAGAGGCCCATTTGAGGCTCTGGGGCTTGGTATGAATATAAATCCCGGTGATCTGGCCTTCAGAGCAAATTTTGCCACAAACATAAACGGAAAGATCACAGACAGGAGGGCAGGAAGGGAGAACAGGGGCAATGATGCACTAGCATCCGCTATTAGCATCGATATGGGCGACTATAAATTCAGGGTAAAGAGCGGAGTTGAACATCGAGCTGCACTGGTGGTGTCTGGCCCAGATTTATCTGACAGGATCACAGATTCAGATCCGCATAAGGAAGGTTTGCCACCTGAACGCATAAGATCGCTGGATCCGTCTGCAGATCGCACAGCAGAGGTCATCAATGCCTATCTCGATCGAGCGAGGGAGGTGCTGTCCAATCATGAGGTCAACAGAGAAAGGGCAAAGAATGGCAAGCTGCCCGGTAACGAACTCCTGATCAGAAGCCCAGGCAAAGTGCCTGATATCCCGTCGTTCCTGGAGAAGAACCATATGAGAGGTGCCTGCGTCGTCGGAAGCCCATGGCTAAAGGGCCTGTGCAGTCTTCTCAGGATGGATGTCTTCGACGTTCCAGGTGCCACAGGAACCGTTGGATCAAACTATAGAGGGAAAATCGAAAAGGCCGTTCAGCTGACAGAAAGCCATGACTTCATTCTTGTGAACATAAAGGCGACGGACGTTGCCGGCCATGATGGGAATTATCTGCTCAAAAGAGAGGTAATCGAAGAAATAGATAAAGGTCTTGAACCATTGAGAACCATAGGTGAAAGAACCGTATTATGCATAACAGGCGACCACAGCACGCCGTGCTCATTCAGGGATCATTCAGGTGATCCAGTTCCTATCGTTTTCTACACGGAAGGTGTTATGAATGACGGTGTTCAGTTTTTCGACGAATTCTCCTCAAGTTTTGGAGCATTGCGTATAACAAGCTACAATGTCATGGACATATTGATGCAACTCGCTGGCAGATCTGAGAAATTTGGATCTTAA
- a CDS encoding NAD(P)-dependent oxidoreductase, with translation MLSFERVRIKKAEPGERAKTFDLEPLDNYTDEEAIAEASRCLGCNMCSAACPASLDISGYIRSTAAGDPAQTVRIIMETLPFPAIIGRVCTHMCEDVCVMYDGGGPIAIRHLKRYAADKFDDYGEILRPQKRKFIGKKVAVIGGGPAGLTVAYYLSLQGVKVTVFEERPALGGFMKTGIPRYRLPQSILDKEIGYIISRGVDVKLNTKVGRDISFDQIIKSYDAVFLGVGNHKPRMTGTPGSDAPNVMHATEFLERASFGERIDVGDTVAVIGGGFTANDSARTSLRLGAKHVYIMYRRRDVDRPGYPSMNADEEMEEAEEENVEYVWEVTPFEYVKENGRVVAMKYWKNEMVKEGKGRAKPVPIKDKVYTINVDMVIEATGQETDYSFLGDYVKKLRLNPHGEPIIDQNGMTSIEGVFSGGDSTNPNRDLISAVRDGDIAVQGILKYLNVMDQVSYEDLPILDRFKPYSYTAAQEAYATRGLI, from the coding sequence TTTTGAAAGAGTCCGGATAAAAAAGGCTGAACCTGGGGAAAGGGCTAAGACGTTTGATTTGGAACCGCTGGATAATTATACCGATGAGGAGGCAATTGCCGAGGCAAGCAGATGCTTAGGCTGTAATATGTGTTCTGCAGCATGCCCCGCCAGTCTGGACATATCTGGCTACATAAGGAGTACGGCAGCTGGAGATCCGGCTCAGACTGTGAGGATCATCATGGAAACCCTTCCCTTTCCGGCCATAATAGGCAGGGTATGCACGCATATGTGCGAAGATGTGTGCGTCATGTACGATGGCGGGGGCCCGATAGCCATAAGGCACCTGAAGCGTTATGCTGCAGACAAGTTTGATGACTATGGAGAGATTCTCAGACCACAGAAGAGAAAGTTCATAGGAAAGAAGGTGGCAGTGATTGGAGGAGGCCCGGCAGGCTTGACCGTGGCCTATTATCTGAGCCTCCAAGGTGTCAAAGTCACAGTGTTCGAGGAGAGACCTGCCCTTGGAGGGTTCATGAAGACTGGCATACCAAGATACAGGCTACCGCAAAGCATCCTGGATAAGGAGATCGGGTACATAATATCCAGAGGCGTGGATGTCAAACTGAATACCAAGGTGGGAAGAGACATATCATTCGATCAGATAATAAAGAGTTATGATGCCGTATTTCTAGGTGTTGGGAATCATAAACCCAGGATGACCGGTACGCCAGGCAGCGATGCACCGAATGTGATGCATGCCACAGAGTTCCTCGAGAGGGCAAGTTTCGGCGAAAGGATAGATGTAGGAGATACGGTAGCAGTCATCGGCGGAGGTTTCACAGCCAACGACTCAGCCAGAACTTCACTCCGGCTCGGCGCCAAGCATGTATACATAATGTACAGAAGGAGAGATGTTGACAGGCCAGGTTATCCGAGCATGAATGCGGATGAGGAGATGGAGGAGGCAGAGGAGGAGAACGTTGAATATGTGTGGGAAGTGACTCCATTCGAATATGTGAAAGAAAACGGCAGAGTAGTTGCAATGAAATACTGGAAGAATGAGATGGTCAAGGAGGGAAAGGGAAGGGCAAAACCTGTACCAATAAAGGATAAAGTATACACAATAAACGTGGATATGGTCATCGAGGCCACGGGTCAGGAAACTGATTATTCCTTCCTAGGTGATTACGTTAAGAAACTGAGGCTGAATCCGCATGGCGAGCCCATCATCGACCAGAATGGGATGACCTCTATCGAGGGCGTATTCTCGGGTGGAGATTCCACGAACCCAAATCGTGATCTCATAAGTGCTGTCAGGGACGGCGATATAGCAGTTCAAGGAATACTCAAATATCTCAATGTGATGGATCAGGTATCGTACGAGGATCTGCCCATACTGGACAGGTTCAAACCATACTCATATACTGCTGCACAGGAGGCCTATGCCACCAGAGGATTGATCTGA